From the genome of Halorussus caseinilyticus, one region includes:
- a CDS encoding phosphate ABC transporter substrate-binding protein, translating to MTFDKGRQSDDVSRRMFLLASGAGVTTALAGCTGGSDDSSEDTTAGDDSGNEETQENSGGMDTSMLSAEGSSTVYPISNKGSSYWNSNAPPSDGEYWGSNSESTVPGWSEIETDQRLADYFAGLYGFEPTGKQANPPFPTTVGLSHSGTGCKSVRDGLVDIGNSSGPITAELGISEKKRDENYVDHVVGRDGQPVVVSKDIWDAGVQKLTGKQVKKIYQDEITNWKEVGGPDKEIYCIGRAEGSGTDTAFRLNMLGDAEAPMPGVDTRKGQNQQVKTVVQQNEGAIAYMALAFTGKQVKPIAIEFDGTTYKPDKSASNTIFDSSYPLNRDLHMYTKKTDEHPNGVDKREAAFINMFLTTFGQKVFVEANNYIPLPDKDIEKEKGKLPDQA from the coding sequence ATGACGTTCGATAAAGGACGGCAGTCGGACGACGTATCGCGCCGGATGTTCCTACTCGCGTCTGGGGCAGGTGTGACGACCGCGCTCGCCGGTTGTACCGGTGGCTCGGACGACTCCAGCGAAGACACGACCGCTGGGGACGACTCCGGAAACGAGGAGACTCAGGAGAACTCCGGCGGCATGGACACGTCGATGCTCAGCGCCGAGGGGTCCTCGACGGTGTACCCCATCTCCAACAAGGGGAGTTCCTACTGGAACTCGAACGCGCCGCCGAGCGACGGCGAGTACTGGGGGTCGAACAGCGAGAGTACCGTTCCGGGATGGAGCGAAATCGAGACCGACCAGCGTCTCGCCGACTACTTCGCCGGTCTCTACGGTTTCGAGCCAACCGGTAAGCAGGCCAACCCGCCGTTCCCGACGACGGTCGGCCTGAGCCACTCCGGAACTGGCTGTAAGTCCGTCCGAGACGGTCTCGTGGACATCGGTAACTCCTCGGGTCCCATCACGGCCGAACTCGGCATCAGCGAAAAGAAGCGCGACGAGAACTACGTCGACCACGTCGTCGGCCGCGACGGTCAGCCCGTCGTCGTGAGCAAGGACATCTGGGACGCTGGCGTCCAGAAGCTCACCGGCAAGCAAGTCAAGAAAATCTATCAGGACGAGATTACCAACTGGAAGGAAGTCGGCGGTCCCGACAAGGAAATCTACTGCATCGGCCGCGCCGAGGGGTCGGGTACCGACACCGCGTTCCGCCTCAACATGCTCGGTGACGCCGAGGCCCCGATGCCGGGCGTCGACACCCGGAAGGGTCAGAACCAGCAGGTCAAGACCGTCGTCCAGCAGAACGAGGGTGCCATCGCGTACATGGCGCTGGCGTTCACGGGCAAGCAAGTCAAACCCATCGCCATCGAGTTCGACGGCACGACCTACAAGCCCGACAAGAGCGCGAGCAACACCATCTTCGACAGCTCGTACCCGCTCAACCGGGACCTCCACATGTACACGAAAAAGACCGACGAACACCCCAACGGTGTCGACAAGCGCGAAGCCGCGTTCATCAACATGTTCCTGACCACGTTCGGTCAGAAGGTGTTCGTGGAAGCGAACAACTACATCCCGCTCCCGGACAAGGACATCGAGAAGGAGAAGGGCAAGCTACCCGACCAAGCGTAA
- the pstC gene encoding phosphate ABC transporter permease subunit PstC has product MASVTEADSTGLRGAFQRKLTEAREFVEDTEESALAAGGVASLALLGTFVGFLVVSPLTVVAFSAFLVAVGYGWFRHQELTAHALTLTMTVSTILILGLITVFIFLEAWPAFEYATAEVFGVGVPGLRLFTETLWDPVNQKRFSLVPMIHGTVVVTIIATLVAGPLGVAAALFISEIAPPTVRELVKPGVEILAGIPSIVYGFIGFTILSPWASDQFDLVGQGTYVFVGIVVGLMSLPTVVSVAEDALNSVPESMKSGSLALGTTDWQTMSSITLPAAFSGVSAAVLLGVGRAIGETMAATVMLRNSPALPDPIYNVFYGYETLTSLIAARYGNAHGLQFNALFAAGVVLFVTVLFLSVGSQLIEKRMNEKLGGNE; this is encoded by the coding sequence ATGGCATCTGTGACTGAAGCTGACTCGACTGGACTACGTGGGGCGTTCCAGCGAAAGCTGACGGAGGCGCGTGAATTCGTCGAGGACACCGAGGAAAGCGCACTCGCGGCCGGTGGGGTCGCCTCGCTCGCGCTGTTGGGCACCTTCGTCGGATTTCTCGTGGTGTCCCCTCTGACGGTCGTCGCCTTCTCCGCGTTTCTGGTGGCAGTCGGCTACGGCTGGTTCCGTCACCAAGAACTGACTGCACACGCGCTGACGCTGACGATGACCGTCTCGACCATCCTGATTCTGGGACTCATCACGGTGTTCATCTTCCTCGAAGCGTGGCCCGCCTTCGAGTACGCCACCGCCGAAGTGTTCGGCGTGGGAGTCCCCGGTCTCCGACTGTTCACGGAGACGCTCTGGGACCCCGTGAACCAGAAACGCTTCTCGCTGGTTCCGATGATTCACGGGACGGTCGTCGTGACGATAATTGCGACGTTAGTCGCCGGACCGCTCGGGGTCGCGGCCGCCCTCTTCATCAGTGAAATCGCGCCGCCGACGGTGCGCGAACTCGTCAAACCGGGCGTCGAGATTCTGGCCGGTATCCCCTCCATCGTCTACGGGTTCATCGGATTCACCATCCTGAGTCCGTGGGCGAGCGACCAGTTCGACCTCGTGGGACAGGGAACCTACGTCTTCGTCGGCATCGTCGTCGGCTTGATGTCGCTCCCGACGGTCGTCTCGGTCGCCGAGGACGCCCTCAACAGCGTGCCTGAGTCGATGAAGAGCGGGTCGCTCGCGCTCGGGACGACCGACTGGCAAACGATGTCCTCGATAACGCTCCCGGCGGCGTTCTCGGGCGTCTCGGCCGCGGTCCTGCTGGGCGTCGGGCGCGCCATCGGCGAGACGATGGCCGCGACGGTGATGCTCCGGAACAGTCCGGCGCTCCCCGACCCGATTTACAACGTCTTCTACGGCTACGAGACGCTCACGTCGCTCATCGCGGCCCGGTACGGTAACGCTCACGGACTCCAGTTCAACGCGCTGTTCGCGGCCGGGGTCGTGCTGTTCGTCACGGTCCTGTTTCTCAGCGTGGGTTCGCAACTCATCGAGAAACGAATGAACGAGAAACTCGGGGGCAACGAGTAA
- the pstA gene encoding phosphate ABC transporter permease PstA — MSSITDDERGNLVREGTSTVEATAAATVGLSALLFALGLAAQFEILTITDSLAGVQMTTILGALLALIGLAVVGFGVGSRFGVVSTEPQADAGLVAATAFAGIWFVVGGLVGSQTLGLGSVGWFAVALLGAGVAFAATVVPREDIGSTLPAGALAVFAGLVFLTGTIGPDWTWAPNGLRATFFPRFVVPAVVLFCALVTGWSAAKAYGGFGARGRHVGAHVLIYLNASAIIAVLVGLVAFVTVKGAPGVFEGITIGSGAGPETTIGLFGFSYTVVWPVSWPFLMNGVSLLAEVDGVLPAIVGTVWLVVGSVLFAVPLGVGAAIFLSEYADEGRFTEIIEIATNGLWSTPSIVFGLFGYAFLIPRFGGQKSLLSGMLTLGFMLLPLVVITSREAMLSVPDEYRDASAALGVTKWQTIRSVVLPAALPGVVTGVILGVGRIAGETAPILLTMAGGTFVPGNQTVDVIGGFEFTASPPFVSNPELLQATSALPYQVYALITAGVQGPSLDSPDNFAWGLVLVLLAVVLSFYAVGIVTRYYFRRKLHQ; from the coding sequence ATGAGTAGCATCACTGACGACGAAAGAGGCAACCTCGTTCGAGAGGGGACCTCGACGGTAGAGGCGACTGCGGCCGCGACGGTCGGACTCTCGGCCCTGCTGTTCGCGCTCGGCTTGGCGGCCCAGTTCGAGATACTCACCATCACCGACTCGCTCGCGGGCGTCCAGATGACGACGATACTCGGGGCGCTTCTCGCGCTCATCGGACTCGCCGTCGTCGGCTTTGGCGTCGGCTCCCGGTTCGGAGTCGTCTCGACGGAACCACAGGCCGACGCCGGACTGGTCGCGGCGACGGCCTTCGCCGGAATCTGGTTCGTCGTCGGCGGACTGGTCGGGTCCCAGACGCTCGGTCTCGGGTCGGTCGGCTGGTTCGCCGTCGCGCTTCTCGGCGCGGGAGTCGCGTTCGCGGCGACTGTCGTCCCGCGCGAGGACATCGGTTCGACGCTTCCGGCGGGCGCGCTGGCGGTGTTCGCGGGTCTCGTCTTCCTCACTGGCACCATCGGCCCGGACTGGACGTGGGCACCGAACGGGCTTCGAGCCACGTTCTTCCCGCGGTTCGTCGTCCCGGCCGTGGTCCTGTTCTGCGCGCTGGTGACTGGGTGGTCGGCCGCGAAAGCCTACGGCGGGTTCGGGGCTCGCGGGCGTCACGTCGGCGCGCACGTCCTCATCTACCTCAACGCCTCGGCCATCATCGCCGTCCTCGTCGGACTCGTGGCGTTCGTGACGGTGAAGGGCGCTCCGGGCGTCTTCGAGGGCATCACGATTGGCTCGGGTGCCGGACCGGAGACGACGATCGGTCTCTTCGGTTTCAGTTACACCGTCGTCTGGCCCGTCTCGTGGCCGTTCCTCATGAACGGCGTTTCACTGCTGGCCGAGGTGGACGGGGTTCTGCCCGCCATCGTCGGCACGGTGTGGTTGGTCGTCGGGTCCGTGCTGTTCGCGGTTCCGCTCGGGGTCGGCGCGGCGATATTCCTGAGCGAGTACGCCGACGAAGGCCGGTTCACCGAAATCATCGAAATCGCGACTAACGGCCTGTGGAGTACGCCGAGCATCGTCTTCGGCCTGTTCGGGTACGCCTTCCTCATCCCGCGATTCGGCGGCCAGAAGTCGCTCCTCTCGGGCATGCTGACGCTCGGGTTCATGTTGCTCCCGCTGGTCGTCATCACGTCCAGAGAGGCGATGCTCTCGGTGCCCGACGAGTACCGGGACGCGAGCGCCGCCCTCGGGGTCACGAAGTGGCAGACCATCCGGAGCGTCGTCCTCCCGGCGGCGCTTCCGGGCGTCGTCACGGGCGTCATCTTGGGCGTCGGCCGCATCGCGGGCGAGACTGCACCCATCCTGTTGACGATGGCCGGTGGCACCTTCGTCCCCGGAAACCAGACGGTGGACGTAATCGGCGGCTTCGAGTTCACCGCGTCCCCGCCGTTCGTCTCGAACCCGGAACTCCTGCAAGCGACCAGCGCGCTCCCGTATCAGGTGTACGCTCTCATCACGGCGGGCGTGCAGGGGCCGTCGCTCGATAGCCCCGACAACTTCGCGTGGGGTCTAGTGCTGGTACTTCTCGCAGTCGTGCTGTCGTTCTACGCGGTCGGTATCGTCACGAGGTACTACTTCCGAAGAAAGCTACACCAATGA
- the pstB gene encoding phosphate ABC transporter ATP-binding protein PstB, which produces MTESTIQSRTDSSTDTSPSTTTGESEEQVRDEWTDYEFDGAPKLCVEDLDVYYGDDHALKGVSMDIPEESVTALVGPSGCGKSTFLRCLNRMNDRITSATVEGSVELDGDEVYQDGVNLVELRKRVGMVFQAPNPFPKSIRDNIAYGPRKHGDIDDGLLDRLLGRADTEKEDELVERSLKQAALWKEVSDRLDDNALGLSGGQQQRLCIGRCLAVDPEVILMDEPASALDPIATAKIEDLIHDLAEEYTVVIVTHNMQQAARISDQTAVFLTGGELVEYGDTDQIFENPNSQRVEDYITGKFG; this is translated from the coding sequence ATGACAGAGAGTACGATTCAATCCCGAACCGACAGCAGTACCGACACGTCGCCTTCGACCACGACGGGCGAGTCCGAAGAGCAGGTGCGCGACGAGTGGACCGACTACGAGTTCGACGGCGCGCCCAAACTCTGCGTCGAGGACCTCGACGTGTACTACGGCGACGACCACGCGCTCAAAGGCGTCTCGATGGACATCCCCGAAGAGAGCGTCACGGCGCTCGTCGGACCATCGGGATGCGGGAAATCGACGTTCCTGCGGTGTCTCAACCGGATGAACGACCGCATCACTTCGGCCACCGTCGAGGGGTCGGTCGAACTCGACGGCGACGAGGTGTATCAGGACGGCGTAAACCTCGTGGAACTGCGCAAGCGCGTCGGCATGGTGTTTCAAGCCCCGAACCCGTTCCCCAAATCCATCCGGGACAACATCGCCTACGGCCCGCGTAAGCACGGCGACATCGACGACGGACTCCTCGATAGGTTGCTCGGCCGAGCAGACACCGAGAAGGAGGACGAACTGGTCGAACGCTCGCTGAAGCAGGCGGCGCTCTGGAAGGAGGTCAGCGACCGACTCGACGACAACGCCCTCGGCCTGTCCGGTGGTCAGCAACAGCGCCTGTGCATCGGCCGGTGTCTCGCGGTGGACCCTGAAGTCATCCTGATGGACGAACCCGCCTCCGCGCTCGACCCCATCGCCACCGCCAAAATCGAGGACCTCATCCACGACCTCGCCGAGGAGTACACGGTCGTCATCGTGACCCACAACATGCAACAGGCCGCCCGTATCTCCGACCAGACCGCCGTCTTCCTCACCGGCGGGGAACTGGTCGAGTACGGCGACACCGACCAAATCTTCGAGAACCCCAACAGTCAGCGCGTCGAAGACTACATCACCGGGAAGTTCGGGTGA
- a CDS encoding phosphate signaling complex PhoU family protein, whose protein sequence is MSSSTTETEISRKVQSVGGSSFTVSLPKEWATDHGLEAGNEVFLYPHEDGTLILRTCERSDGTTAPDLSVDDLSEDRLPWVVYALYVAGEDRFTLRTTDRFTSAERRAITTAGNDLVGLEVDDESTDAVTFRSMRRSERLSVGQTVLNLRYVALSMHRSATNALFDADSDRAREVLQQPEDVDRQFALVSRCVERRIGLPRGPNRPNVDRRTALDYYAIARELEGVASCAERIAAVALELDDPPTGTAESELADYARRSRTVVERAVEATINGREPETAYDALDRCETLAEDFDLLERPSYDADEIDSYYAALLFDALDRTADHGGRIAERALKMGLREE, encoded by the coding sequence ATGAGCAGTTCGACAACCGAGACCGAAATCTCTCGGAAGGTCCAGTCGGTCGGCGGGTCGTCGTTCACGGTGTCGCTCCCCAAGGAGTGGGCGACCGACCACGGTCTCGAAGCGGGCAACGAGGTGTTCCTCTACCCCCACGAGGACGGGACGCTGATACTCCGGACCTGCGAACGGAGTGACGGCACCACCGCTCCCGACCTCTCGGTGGACGACCTGTCCGAAGACCGCCTCCCGTGGGTGGTCTACGCCCTCTACGTCGCGGGCGAGGACCGGTTTACGCTCCGGACGACCGACCGGTTCACGTCGGCAGAGCGCCGGGCGATTACCACGGCGGGCAACGACCTCGTGGGCTTGGAAGTCGACGACGAATCGACCGACGCGGTGACGTTCCGGAGCATGCGGCGCTCCGAACGACTCTCGGTCGGCCAGACGGTCCTCAACCTCCGGTACGTCGCGCTCTCGATGCACCGGAGCGCCACGAACGCCCTCTTCGACGCCGACTCGGACCGCGCCCGCGAAGTCCTCCAGCAACCCGAGGACGTGGACCGCCAGTTCGCGCTGGTCAGTCGGTGCGTCGAACGCCGAATCGGTCTCCCGCGCGGCCCGAACCGCCCGAACGTGGACCGCCGGACCGCGCTCGACTACTACGCCATCGCCCGCGAACTCGAAGGCGTGGCGTCGTGCGCCGAGCGAATCGCGGCCGTCGCGCTGGAACTCGACGACCCGCCGACCGGCACCGCCGAATCGGAGTTAGCCGACTACGCCCGGCGCTCTCGGACCGTGGTCGAACGCGCGGTGGAGGCGACCATCAACGGACGCGAGCCAGAGACTGCCTACGACGCGCTCGACCGGTGTGAGACCCTCGCCGAGGACTTCGACCTGTTGGAACGACCGTCCTACGACGCCGACGAAATCGACTCCTACTACGCCGCGTTGCTCTTCGACGCGCTCGACCGCACGGCCGACCACGGCGGCAGAATCGCGGAGCGGGCGCTCAAGATGGGCCTGCGCGAGGAGTAA
- a CDS encoding Rid family detoxifying hydrolase — MKRIISTQDAPEAVGAYSQATTNGDMVFTAGQIPMTPDGDLLDDEEIAVQTRQSLENVKAILEEEGLTMQDVLKVTVFLDDIEDFDEMNEAYKEYFQDNPPARSAVEAGNLPKGVGVEIEAIATSE, encoded by the coding sequence ATGAAGCGCATCATCAGCACGCAGGACGCGCCCGAGGCGGTCGGCGCGTACAGTCAGGCGACGACCAACGGCGACATGGTGTTCACCGCGGGCCAGATTCCGATGACGCCGGACGGGGACCTGCTGGACGACGAGGAAATCGCGGTCCAGACCCGCCAGAGTCTGGAGAACGTGAAAGCCATCCTCGAAGAGGAGGGTCTGACGATGCAGGACGTGCTGAAGGTCACGGTGTTCTTGGACGACATCGAGGACTTCGACGAGATGAACGAGGCCTACAAGGAGTACTTCCAAGACAACCCGCCCGCCCGGAGCGCGGTCGAAGCGGGCAACCTCCCGAAGGGCGTCGGCGTCGAAATCGAGGCCATCGCCACCAGCGAGTGA
- the ilvA gene encoding threonine ammonia-lyase, which translates to MVALSDVLDARVRVEETARRTPLDYSHTFSDMTGAEVHLKLETLQRTGSFKIRGATNRIKTLTDDEKSAGVVTASAGNHAQGVALAATKSGVDSKIVMPENAPISKIKATRDYGATVVLHGDDYNDAQAKAHELEDAEGRTYVHAFDDEMVMAGQGTIGLEIVEDLPDLDTVVVPIGGGGLISGVATAVKEQKPEARVVGVQADGASSVATSLDKGEIHALDSVDTIADGIATRSVGQRPFDVIEEYVDEVVTVSDSEIAVAVTHLLERAKTLVEGAGAVPLAALLGGAIDYDDDEIIVPVLSGGNIDMNTLTTVIMRGLVETGRYVKIRTVLKDRPGALGDLLEIISDMRANIYGIQHDRTSRDIAMNATEVELDLETRGQDHVDELLSALREEGFDVEMLA; encoded by the coding sequence ATGGTAGCTCTCTCGGACGTTCTCGACGCTCGGGTGCGAGTCGAAGAGACGGCCCGGCGGACGCCGCTGGACTACAGTCACACCTTCTCGGACATGACCGGCGCGGAGGTCCACCTGAAACTGGAGACGCTCCAGCGCACGGGGTCGTTCAAGATTCGGGGCGCGACCAACCGCATCAAGACGCTTACGGACGACGAAAAATCTGCGGGCGTCGTGACCGCGAGCGCGGGCAACCACGCGCAGGGGGTCGCGCTCGCGGCGACGAAAAGCGGCGTGGACTCGAAAATCGTGATGCCCGAGAACGCGCCCATCTCGAAAATCAAGGCGACCCGCGACTACGGCGCGACGGTGGTCCTCCACGGCGACGACTACAACGACGCCCAAGCGAAGGCCCACGAACTCGAAGACGCGGAGGGCCGGACCTACGTCCACGCGTTCGACGACGAGATGGTGATGGCGGGACAGGGAACCATCGGTCTCGAAATCGTCGAGGACCTGCCGGACCTCGACACGGTGGTCGTCCCCATCGGCGGCGGCGGTCTCATCTCGGGCGTCGCCACCGCCGTCAAGGAGCAGAAACCCGAAGCGCGGGTCGTCGGCGTGCAGGCCGACGGCGCGTCGAGCGTCGCCACGTCGCTCGACAAGGGCGAGATTCACGCGCTCGACTCGGTGGACACCATCGCGGACGGCATCGCCACGCGAAGCGTGGGCCAGCGACCCTTCGACGTTATCGAGGAGTACGTGGACGAAGTGGTGACGGTCTCGGACTCGGAAATCGCCGTGGCGGTCACGCACCTGCTCGAACGCGCCAAGACGCTCGTGGAGGGCGCTGGCGCGGTGCCACTGGCGGCACTTCTCGGTGGGGCCATCGACTACGACGACGACGAAATTATCGTCCCGGTTCTCTCGGGTGGTAACATCGACATGAACACGCTCACGACGGTCATCATGCGCGGACTGGTCGAGACCGGCCGGTACGTCAAGATTCGCACGGTCCTCAAGGACCGACCCGGCGCGCTGGGCGACCTACTGGAAATCATCTCGGACATGCGGGCGAACATCTACGGCATCCAGCACGACCGGACCTCGCGGGACATCGCCATGAACGCCACGGAAGTCGAGTTAGACCTCGAAACCCGCGGGCAGGACCACGTGGACGAACTGCTCTCGGCGCTCCGCGAGGAAGGATTCGACGTGGAGATGCTGGCGTAG